A stretch of the Aegilops tauschii subsp. strangulata cultivar AL8/78 chromosome 4, Aet v6.0, whole genome shotgun sequence genome encodes the following:
- the LOC109757121 gene encoding LOB domain-containing protein 23-like translates to MQEEDQEGGGNNPKRCAACKYLRRRCAHDCVLAPYFPASHPHRYASVHRVFGASNVARLLQSLPVDERAQAAETMAMEAQWRVEDPVYGCTGVISQLQEEILATQCELARTQAQLAIVHAHGAQLQDSTVAFPPPQPQPRRIDGHHVPVAQRQGQEEAAPLLDPDEFLDLDGF, encoded by the exons AtgcaggaagaagaccaggaaGGCGGCGGCAATAACCCGAAGAGGTGCGCGGCGTGCAAGTACCTGCGCCGGCGGTGCGCCCACGACTGCGTGCTCGCCCCCTACTTCCCGGCGTCGCACCCCCACCGCTACGCCTCCGTCCACCGGGTCTTCGGCGCCAGCAACGTCGCCAGGTTGCTCCAG aGCTTGCCGGTGGATGAGAGAGCTCAGGCGGCGGAGACGATGGCGATGGAGGCGCAGTGGCGGGTGGAGGACCCGGTGTATGGATGCACCGGGGTCATCAGCCAGCTGCAGGAGGAGATCCTGGCCACGCAGTGCGAACTCGCCAGGACGCAGGCGCAGCTCGCCATCGTCCACGCGCACGGTGCGCAACTGCAGGATTCTACTGTTGCTTTTCCtccgccgcagccgcagcctcgGCGAATCGACGGTCACCATGTACCCGTCGCGCAGAGGCAAGGCCAGGAAGAGGCGGCGCCGTTGCTTGACCCGGACGAGTTCCTAGATCTCGATGGATTTTGA